A region of the Stieleria neptunia genome:
CCCAACATTTGACATGCTTGATCTGTACGAAAAAATTGAAGAAGCCGCCGCGGTCATTCAAAATGCGTTTGCGGAAACGCCGAAAGTCGCCCTCGTCCTGGGAACCGGGCTGGGTGGTTTGGTCGATCAAATTGATGTCAAAGCGTCGATCGAATATGGCGAGATCCCCCATTTTCCGACGTCCACGGCGACCAGCCATCGCGGACGGTTGGTCTGTGGATTTTTAGAAGGGGTGCCGATCGTCGCGATGGAAGGGCGATTTCACATGTACGAGGGCTATCCGCTGAAACAGATCACGTTGCCGGTCCGGGTGTTCAAACGCTTGGGCGCCGAGTTGTTGATCGTCAGCAACGCCTGTGGCGGATTGAACCCGTACTACCAATCGGGCGACATCATGGTGATCGATGACCAGATCAATTTGATGGGCGACAACCCATTGATCGGCATCAACGATGATCGTTTGGGGCCACGTTTTCCCGACATGTGTGAACCCTACGATCAACAGTGGATTGATCGCACGCTGGCATTGGCCCGCCGCGAAGACATCGGAATCCACCGCGGCGTGTTTGTTGCCGTCGCTGGCCCGAATCTGGAAACGCGGGCGGAGTACCGATTCCTCCGCACCATCGGCGCCGATGTTGTCGGGATGAGCACCGTTCCGGAAACGATCGTGGCGGTGCATTGCGGGTTAAAGACGATCGGTTTGAGTGTGATCACGGACATGTGTCTGCCCGATTCGCTGCAACCGGCCAACGTTGAAGAAATCATCGCGACGGCGAATCGCGCCGCGCCACAGTTGCTGAAAATTGTGACGGGGATTGTGGCCGAAGCGGGTCAAACCCGAATTGCATGAGGGATCACATGATGGATCAAACGCCGTCGCAGGATGCATCGGTCGCGGCGGCGGTCGCGATGTTACGCGAAACCGTGGCGCCGGATTGGGAGTACGGCTGGGATGCGGCCGGTCAGACCCCAATGCAGGTTGCCGGTCAGGCCCCATCGCAGGTTGCCGGTCAGGCCCCATCGCAGGTTGCCGGGCAGGCCCCCGCGCCGACCATCACGGCGATCGTTCTGGGCAGCGGACTAGGGTCGCTGGCCGACAAGATCGAATCACCCGTCATCGTGCCCTTCGGCGACATCCCCGGGTTTGCCCATTCGACTGCCAGCGGTCACCGCGGGCAGTTGGTCTTTGGCACGCTCGGTGGCGAACCGTTGATCGCCATGGCGGGGCGATTGCATCGTTACGAAGGCTGGACCGACGACCAGGTGACGTTTCCCATCCGGGTGATGCAGGGATTGGGGGCAAGGCGTTTGATCGCCAGCAATGCGGCCGGCGGGGTCAATCCGAAGCTGGCGGTGGGCGACATTGTGGTCCTGTGCGACCAGATCAATTGGCTTCACGCGCGGCGGCAAATCGCAGTACCGGACAAGACGGTGCCGGACAAGACGGTGCCGAGTGAAACCGGGGCGGCCTCCGCCGGCTTCACGATCGGTTTTCCGGCCGGACGGCGCGGTCAGCTTTTTGACCCACAACTCGTCTCACTCGCCTTGTCCGCCGCCCGGGAAGGGGGCTTTGTCGCCGTCCAGGGAACCTATCTGGCGACCTTGGGCCCGACCTATGAAACCCGTGCCGAGTACCGGATGATGCGTCGCATCGGAGCGGATGTGGTGGGAATGAGCACCGCAGGAGAGGTGTTAATGGCGGCGAATCTGGGCATGTCGGTGCTCGCTTTGTCGATTGTCAGCAATGTGGCGGACCCCGACCGGGCGAAAGTCGCCGATCATGCAGAAGTGCTAGAGGCAGGGGACGCCGCGGCGGCTAAACTAGAGGGGATCGTTCGACGGATCCTTTCCGGCCACCGAGTTTGATTTTCGTTTCGATGCCGCACGTTCCCAAACCTCCGCAATCGGCCAAAACGCCAACGCCGCAGCGTTCCTCGCCGGCGGAATCGGTTTCGCGCGAGACGCTGCCCAGCGAGACGCTGCCTGTCGATGCGCTGCCGATCGACGCGTTGCCCGACGAAGCACCGCAGCTTGATTCGACGCACGACACGATGGTCGGGTTTGACCAG
Encoded here:
- a CDS encoding purine-nucleoside phosphorylase; protein product: MLDLYEKIEEAAAVIQNAFAETPKVALVLGTGLGGLVDQIDVKASIEYGEIPHFPTSTATSHRGRLVCGFLEGVPIVAMEGRFHMYEGYPLKQITLPVRVFKRLGAELLIVSNACGGLNPYYQSGDIMVIDDQINLMGDNPLIGINDDRLGPRFPDMCEPYDQQWIDRTLALARREDIGIHRGVFVAVAGPNLETRAEYRFLRTIGADVVGMSTVPETIVAVHCGLKTIGLSVITDMCLPDSLQPANVEEIIATANRAAPQLLKIVTGIVAEAGQTRIA
- a CDS encoding purine-nucleoside phosphorylase; the protein is MMDQTPSQDASVAAAVAMLRETVAPDWEYGWDAAGQTPMQVAGQAPSQVAGQAPSQVAGQAPAPTITAIVLGSGLGSLADKIESPVIVPFGDIPGFAHSTASGHRGQLVFGTLGGEPLIAMAGRLHRYEGWTDDQVTFPIRVMQGLGARRLIASNAAGGVNPKLAVGDIVVLCDQINWLHARRQIAVPDKTVPDKTVPSETGAASAGFTIGFPAGRRGQLFDPQLVSLALSAAREGGFVAVQGTYLATLGPTYETRAEYRMMRRIGADVVGMSTAGEVLMAANLGMSVLALSIVSNVADPDRAKVADHAEVLEAGDAAAAKLEGIVRRILSGHRV